One Nostoc sp. UHCC 0302 DNA window includes the following coding sequences:
- the ilvB gene encoding biosynthetic-type acetolactate synthase large subunit, translated as MRSHSVSVGDSLSPSHLETENHKQSHISNPPVVTPKRASGGFALLDSLQRHGVEYIFGYPGGAILPIYDDLYKVEAAGGIKHILVRHEQGAAHAADGYARATGKVGVCFGTSGPGATNLVTGIATAYMDSIPMIVVTGQVARPSIGTDAFQETDIYGITLPIVKHSYVVRDPRDMARIVAEAFHIASTGRPGPVLIDVPKDVALEEFDYVAVKPGSAKLRGYRPTVKGNPRQINAAIQLIGESRRPLLYVGGGAIAANAHPEIKQLAELFNIPVTTTLMGIGAFDEHHPLALGMLGMHGTAYANFAVSDCDLLICVGARFDDRVTGKLDEFASRAKVIHIDIDPAEVGKNRIPEVPIVGDVRNVLVDLLRRCKELGVKGTPNQNQEWLNLINRWREDYPLIVPHHADSISPQEVIVEVANQAPHAYYTTDVGQHQMWAAQFLKNGPRRWISSAGLGTMGFGVPAAMGAKVAFPDEEVICISGDASFQMCLQELGTLAQYGINVKTLILNNGWQGMVRQWQQAFYGERYSCSNMEVGMPDVELLAKAYGIKGMVIRDRGQLKDAIAEMLASDCPVIVDVRVTRDENCYPMVAPGKSNAQMIGLPKQAPKAAAEPVYCSHCGTKNLPSHNFCAECGTKL; from the coding sequence GTGCGTTCACACAGTGTCTCCGTAGGAGATTCGCTTTCTCCAAGTCACCTAGAAACCGAGAATCACAAACAGTCCCATATTTCTAACCCGCCAGTCGTGACGCCCAAACGCGCATCTGGCGGTTTTGCTCTGCTTGATAGCCTCCAGCGCCACGGCGTTGAGTACATTTTTGGGTATCCTGGTGGGGCGATTCTGCCAATTTACGACGACCTGTACAAGGTGGAAGCAGCTGGTGGTATTAAGCACATTTTGGTAAGGCACGAACAAGGTGCAGCTCATGCCGCGGATGGTTATGCCCGCGCTACTGGAAAGGTAGGGGTATGCTTTGGTACTTCTGGCCCAGGAGCAACTAACTTAGTCACAGGTATCGCCACAGCCTACATGGATTCGATACCAATGATTGTGGTCACGGGACAAGTAGCACGTCCGTCGATTGGTACGGATGCCTTTCAAGAAACCGATATATATGGGATTACGCTACCGATTGTCAAGCACTCGTATGTAGTGCGTGATCCCAGAGATATGGCGCGGATTGTGGCTGAAGCCTTCCACATTGCTAGCACAGGGCGTCCAGGGCCAGTATTGATTGATGTCCCCAAGGACGTGGCTTTAGAAGAATTTGACTATGTGGCTGTAAAACCGGGTTCGGCGAAGTTACGCGGCTATCGTCCTACGGTCAAAGGGAATCCACGGCAAATCAATGCAGCGATTCAGTTGATTGGCGAAAGTCGCCGTCCGCTATTGTATGTCGGCGGGGGTGCGATCGCTGCAAATGCTCACCCAGAAATCAAGCAACTAGCTGAGTTATTCAATATTCCTGTCACCACAACGTTGATGGGGATCGGTGCTTTTGACGAACATCATCCCCTAGCTTTAGGAATGTTGGGGATGCACGGCACAGCCTACGCCAACTTCGCCGTCAGTGATTGTGATTTGCTCATTTGCGTTGGTGCAAGATTTGATGACCGCGTTACAGGCAAGTTAGACGAATTCGCCTCCCGCGCCAAAGTAATTCACATCGACATTGACCCAGCAGAAGTTGGCAAAAACCGCATTCCTGAAGTGCCTATTGTTGGCGATGTGCGGAATGTGTTGGTTGACTTATTGCGTCGATGCAAGGAACTAGGCGTCAAGGGTACGCCTAATCAAAACCAAGAATGGTTGAATTTGATTAACCGTTGGCGGGAAGATTATCCTTTAATAGTGCCGCACCATGCCGACAGTATTTCACCCCAAGAAGTCATCGTAGAAGTCGCTAACCAAGCACCCCACGCTTACTACACCACAGATGTCGGACAACATCAAATGTGGGCAGCACAGTTCCTGAAAAATGGCCCAAGACGCTGGATTTCCAGTGCAGGTTTAGGAACGATGGGTTTCGGGGTACCAGCCGCAATGGGCGCTAAAGTAGCGTTTCCTGATGAAGAAGTCATCTGTATCAGCGGTGATGCTAGTTTCCAAATGTGTTTACAAGAGCTGGGAACGCTAGCACAGTACGGGATAAATGTCAAGACTTTAATTCTCAACAACGGTTGGCAGGGAATGGTACGCCAGTGGCAACAAGCCTTCTACGGCGAACGTTACTCATGCTCAAACATGGAGGTAGGGATGCCAGACGTAGAGCTGTTGGCCAAAGCCTATGGAATTAAGGGTATGGTGATTCGCGATCGCGGCCAGTTGAAAGATGCGATCGCCGAAATGCTAGCATCTGACTGTCCAGTAATAGTTGATGTCCGAGTCACCAGAGACGAAAACTGCTATCCAATGGTAGCTCCTGGCAAGAGCAACGCTCAAATGATCGGCTTGCCTAAACAAGCACCGAAAGCCGCAGCAGAACCAGTTTATTGCAGCCACTGCGGTACTAAAAATCTTCCCAGCCATAACTTCTGTGCTGAGTGTGGTACGAAGCTGTAA
- the ftsH gene encoding ATP-dependent zinc metalloprotease FtsH — MTNLGKKALNKQSPKRLAWAGALAASLIMLPGIFGGTPALAQKAERDTLTYGELIKKAKQREVKKVELDETEQIARVYLEGQKPDAPPLQVRLLAQNTELINILKQKNIDFGEVSSANSRAAVGLLINLMWILPLVALMLLFLRRSTNASSQAMNFGKSRARFQMEAKTGVKFDDVAGVEEAKEELQEVVTFLKQPERFTAVGARIPKGVLLVGPPGTGKTLLAKAIAGEAGVPFFSISGSEFVEMFVGVGASRVRDLFKKAKDNAPCLIFIDEIDAVGRQRGAGIGGGNDEREQTLNQLLTEMDGFEGNTGIIIIAATNRPDVLDAALLRPGRFDRQVIVDAPDLKGRLEILKVHARNKKIDPSVSLEAIARRTPGFTGADLANLLNEAAILTARRRKEAVTLLEIDDAVDRVVAGMEGTALVDSKNKRLIAYHEVGHALVGTLLKDHDPVQKVTLIPRGQALGLTWFTPNEEQGLISRSQLKARITATLGGRAAEEIVFGKPEVTTGAGNDLQQVTGMARQMVTRFGMSNLGPLSLENQSGEVFLGRDWMNKSDYSEEIAAKIDSQVREIVNHAYIKAKELLEENRTVLERLVDLLAEQETIEGELFRKIVVENAQIADEKVAVSELATNQS, encoded by the coding sequence ATGACAAATTTGGGAAAAAAGGCATTGAATAAACAGTCACCAAAGCGCCTTGCTTGGGCTGGTGCGCTAGCAGCAAGTTTGATCATGTTGCCGGGTATTTTCGGGGGTACTCCCGCCTTAGCGCAAAAGGCAGAGCGCGACACCCTAACTTATGGTGAGTTGATCAAGAAAGCGAAGCAAAGGGAAGTCAAAAAAGTAGAGCTTGACGAAACGGAACAGATAGCAAGGGTGTATCTAGAGGGGCAGAAGCCGGATGCACCACCTCTACAGGTAAGACTTTTAGCGCAAAACACAGAGCTAATCAACATACTTAAACAAAAGAATATTGATTTTGGCGAGGTTTCCTCTGCCAACAGTCGGGCTGCTGTGGGACTGTTGATCAATCTTATGTGGATTTTGCCGCTGGTAGCTTTAATGTTATTGTTCCTGCGGCGCTCTACCAATGCCTCTAGCCAAGCGATGAATTTTGGCAAATCCCGCGCTCGTTTCCAGATGGAAGCCAAAACTGGAGTTAAGTTTGACGACGTAGCAGGGGTGGAAGAAGCTAAAGAAGAACTGCAAGAAGTTGTTACGTTCCTCAAACAGCCAGAAAGATTTACCGCTGTAGGCGCACGTATTCCCAAAGGAGTGCTGTTAGTTGGCCCTCCTGGTACAGGTAAAACCTTACTAGCAAAAGCGATCGCTGGAGAAGCTGGAGTACCATTTTTTAGTATTTCTGGTTCGGAATTTGTGGAAATGTTCGTGGGTGTCGGTGCATCCCGCGTGCGTGACCTGTTCAAGAAAGCTAAAGACAATGCCCCTTGCTTAATATTTATCGATGAAATTGACGCCGTAGGAAGGCAACGGGGTGCTGGTATCGGTGGCGGTAACGACGAACGCGAACAAACCCTCAACCAATTGCTTACCGAGATGGATGGGTTTGAAGGTAATACAGGTATCATTATTATTGCTGCTACCAACCGCCCAGATGTACTGGATGCTGCACTACTCAGACCAGGACGCTTTGACAGACAGGTAATTGTAGATGCACCGGATCTCAAAGGGCGTTTGGAAATTTTGAAAGTTCATGCGCGCAATAAGAAAATTGATCCTAGTGTCTCATTAGAAGCGATCGCTCGTCGCACTCCTGGTTTTACTGGCGCAGACTTAGCCAACTTGCTCAACGAAGCTGCTATTCTCACCGCTAGGAGACGCAAAGAAGCTGTCACTCTTTTAGAAATTGATGATGCTGTAGACCGGGTAGTTGCGGGGATGGAAGGTACAGCTTTGGTAGATAGCAAGAACAAGCGTTTGATTGCCTACCATGAAGTTGGACACGCCTTAGTCGGCACATTACTCAAAGACCATGACCCCGTGCAGAAAGTCACTCTGATCCCACGAGGGCAAGCACTCGGATTAACTTGGTTTACTCCCAACGAAGAACAGGGATTAATTTCTCGTTCTCAACTCAAAGCCAGAATTACTGCAACTTTGGGTGGTCGCGCTGCTGAAGAAATTGTTTTTGGTAAGCCAGAAGTGACCACAGGTGCAGGCAACGACTTGCAACAGGTGACGGGAATGGCGCGGCAGATGGTGACACGGTTCGGGATGTCAAACTTAGGCCCATTATCCTTGGAAAATCAAAGCGGAGAGGTCTTTTTGGGGCGTGACTGGATGAATAAATCAGACTATTCTGAGGAAATTGCCGCCAAAATTGATTCACAAGTCCGTGAAATTGTCAATCATGCTTACATCAAGGCAAAAGAATTGTTGGAAGAAAACCGTACAGTATTGGAACGTTTAGTAGATTTATTAGCCGAGCAGGAGACAATTGAGGGCGAACTATTCCGCAAAATTGTTGTCGAAAATGCCCAAATAGCCGATGAAAAAGTTGCTGTATCTGAACTAGCAACTAATCAATCGTAA
- a CDS encoding ferrochelatase, which translates to MVATPEKLQHNHEHLSGQDRVAVLLMGYGEVESYEDFANYNEQALNLLTAKFAPVPTWIYPPLARLLALFDRHEWGHTHHDFISPHNAIFEKQRAGIEKLLQEKWGNGVQVFKAFNFCAPFLPKQVLTEIKDQGFDKILIYPLLVVDSIFTSGIAIEQVNNALAELTDGEEHWVKAQRYIPSFFNEPAYIDLMAHLVEDKINADLATAYLPSQIGIVLMNHGCPHKAKGFTSGITESQALYDLVRDKLINRYPLISVGWLNHDTPLIEWTLPNAQQAAQNLIQLGAKVLIFMPIGFATENHETLLDVHHIIHALEKKHPDVDYVQMACVNDHPEFLAMAAQWADAHIAELKSEQGATVNPQLTGHHHHHHHH; encoded by the coding sequence GTGGTAGCCACGCCAGAAAAACTACAACATAATCACGAGCATCTATCAGGTCAAGACCGTGTAGCTGTACTGCTCATGGGCTATGGTGAAGTCGAAAGCTACGAAGATTTTGCCAACTATAACGAACAGGCTTTAAATCTACTTACAGCAAAATTTGCACCAGTGCCAACCTGGATTTATCCACCATTGGCAAGACTTTTGGCGTTATTTGATCGCCATGAGTGGGGACACACACATCATGATTTTATCTCTCCACACAACGCCATCTTTGAAAAGCAGCGGGCTGGAATTGAGAAGCTTTTACAAGAAAAATGGGGTAATGGTGTCCAAGTTTTCAAAGCTTTCAACTTCTGCGCCCCTTTCTTGCCCAAGCAAGTTTTAACAGAAATCAAAGACCAAGGGTTTGACAAAATTCTAATTTACCCACTGCTGGTTGTTGATTCTATCTTTACTAGTGGAATTGCGATCGAGCAAGTTAACAATGCTTTAGCCGAGTTGACTGATGGTGAAGAACATTGGGTTAAAGCACAACGTTACATTCCTTCTTTCTTCAACGAACCAGCCTACATCGATTTGATGGCTCATTTGGTTGAGGATAAAATTAACGCTGATTTGGCCACAGCTTACCTACCTTCCCAAATTGGCATTGTGCTAATGAACCACGGTTGTCCCCACAAAGCCAAAGGATTTACCTCTGGGATTACTGAAAGTCAAGCACTATACGATTTGGTACGGGATAAGTTAATTAACCGTTATCCTTTAATCTCCGTAGGTTGGCTCAACCACGATACACCCCTAATTGAGTGGACGCTGCCAAACGCACAACAAGCAGCACAAAACCTCATTCAATTGGGCGCAAAAGTATTGATATTTATGCCAATTGGTTTTGCCACAGAAAACCACGAAACTCTACTGGATGTACATCACATCATCCATGCTTTGGAGAAGAAACATCCTGATGTGGACTACGTGCAAATGGCGTGCGTTAACGACCATCCAGAATTCTTAGCAATGGCAGCCCAATGGGCGGATGCTCATATTGCTGAATTGAAGAGTGAGCAAGGAGCGACAGTTAATCCTCAGCTAACTGGACATCATCACCACCATCATCACCATTAA
- a CDS encoding DNA double-strand break repair nuclease NurA, translating to MLDLTKLAKQMQGLSQHLTLEAAASRQRLELAQQYLKNAYESQQDLISRQEKWRDRILFANATPIEPLETSIDIPVPPKVHTVIATDGSQIAPNHHEIAYCYLLNIGRVVLHYGQNRHPLLDSLPEVFYRPEDLYMSRQWGIRTEEWMSFRRTASETTVLAELACEAKGEAPTLAMVDGSLIYWFLEQLPIDARDRILPPILEAWQQMRDAQIPLMGYLSASRNIEGINFLRLLACIHPAPDCKSYCPNQLEKVPCKVFEQLRDTSLWTTRLKPGQRGCLWRSNTPILELYGDQTIYFCYVHVGTEIARIEIPAWVAENATMFDQALGLMLAQVQKGYGYPVAIAEAHNQAVVKGGDKTRFFALLEQQMIKAGLRNVGTSYKEARKRGSIA from the coding sequence AATGCAGGGTTTAAGTCAGCATCTTACTTTAGAAGCTGCTGCCAGTCGCCAACGTTTAGAATTGGCTCAACAATATCTCAAAAATGCTTACGAATCTCAACAAGATTTAATTTCTCGCCAAGAAAAATGGCGAGATCGCATTCTCTTTGCTAACGCTACCCCCATTGAGCCGCTAGAAACCTCGATTGATATCCCAGTTCCCCCGAAAGTACATACTGTTATCGCTACTGATGGTTCGCAAATTGCCCCTAATCATCACGAAATTGCTTATTGCTATCTCTTAAATATTGGGAGAGTAGTCTTACATTACGGCCAAAACCGCCATCCACTACTCGATAGTTTGCCAGAAGTATTTTATCGCCCCGAAGATTTATATATGTCTCGGCAATGGGGAATTAGAACCGAGGAATGGATGAGTTTTCGCCGTACTGCTTCGGAAACAACGGTGTTGGCAGAACTTGCGTGTGAAGCCAAGGGAGAAGCACCAACGTTAGCAATGGTGGATGGTTCGTTAATTTATTGGTTTTTAGAACAGTTGCCAATTGATGCACGCGATCGCATCTTACCCCCTATCTTGGAAGCTTGGCAGCAGATGCGTGATGCTCAAATTCCTTTGATGGGATATCTTAGCGCCTCTCGTAATATCGAAGGCATCAACTTTTTGCGTTTGTTGGCTTGTATCCATCCAGCACCAGACTGTAAAAGTTATTGCCCAAATCAGTTAGAAAAAGTACCTTGTAAAGTTTTTGAACAGTTGCGAGATACTTCCCTTTGGACAACCAGACTTAAACCTGGACAACGCGGTTGTCTATGGCGGAGTAACACTCCTATTCTCGAACTTTACGGAGACCAAACTATTTACTTTTGCTACGTCCATGTTGGCACTGAAATTGCCCGCATCGAAATTCCTGCATGGGTAGCAGAAAATGCAACTATGTTTGATCAAGCACTAGGGCTGATGCTGGCACAAGTGCAGAAAGGATATGGCTACCCCGTAGCGATCGCGGAAGCTCATAATCAAGCGGTAGTCAAAGGTGGGGATAAAACGCGTTTCTTTGCCCTCCTCGAACAACAAATGATTAAAGCTGGTTTGAGAAATGTGGGAACTTCCTACAAAGAAGCTAGAAAGCGGGGAAGTATTGCTTAA
- a CDS encoding tellurite resistance TerB family protein — translation MSKRKLPRGRSTSSVALEPEVAIAVIGLFSAAADDEGITIEEQYALSELLGAVSQFEDYSDEDFEELTQKVVSLLEEEEPEVVIEQAIASLPDEDYREAAYVTAILVVGIDEEVPESEQDYISELQQALKISDERAQELIDAVFGEEEEEEYEEEAEA, via the coding sequence ATGTCTAAACGCAAGTTGCCCAGAGGACGTAGTACTAGTTCAGTTGCTTTAGAACCAGAAGTTGCGATCGCCGTTATTGGACTTTTTTCCGCAGCTGCTGATGATGAAGGCATCACTATAGAAGAACAATACGCTTTAAGTGAACTTCTAGGAGCAGTTTCTCAATTTGAAGATTATTCTGATGAAGATTTTGAAGAATTGACACAGAAGGTCGTCAGCTTATTAGAAGAAGAAGAACCTGAAGTTGTAATTGAGCAGGCGATCGCATCTTTACCCGACGAAGATTATCGCGAAGCCGCATACGTTACCGCTATCTTGGTGGTGGGGATTGATGAAGAAGTACCCGAAAGTGAACAGGACTATATATCCGAGCTTCAACAAGCCTTGAAGATTTCAGACGAACGAGCGCAAGAACTCATAGACGCAGTGTTCGGCGAGGAGGAAGAAGAAGAATACGAAGAAGAGGCAGAAGCATAA
- the dacB gene encoding D-alanyl-D-alanine carboxypeptidase/D-alanyl-D-alanine-endopeptidase: MRFKIFNKPLSFLLLFLSIQIAFSSRVVKAQNQVIPATTTKSICPSQLGTAIDAVINRPIFRRSRWGILVQPLTNTQTLYNRDAQKYFTPASNAKLLTTAAALQQLGANFRFRTSIYQNSNGVLRVVGRGDPSLNDTQLQALAKQLRQKGITQIKQLIADDSYIQGDIVNPTWQWEDVQSDYGAPVSSFILNQNIFSLKLVPQIVGKLSQVVWTDTNEAKQWQTINQTVTVAQNQPTNINYSRDLSGTVLRIQGQLAANSEPYLLTLPVVDPNYYFLRRFRTVLTTEKINLGQTLVASGGTNLQEIAAVESLPLSELLIETNVNSNNLYAEALLRALAVKKPIVQNQKSVDAGLEIVKASLTQLGVDSASYVLVDGSGLSRRDLVTPEAFVQTLRGIARTPAASLYRASLPVAGKSGTLKNRFRNTPAEGIVQAKTGTMTGVVSLSGYVNAPNYEPLVFSILVNQTEQPATVVRQGMDEVVVLLTQLKRC; this comes from the coding sequence GTGAGATTTAAGATATTCAACAAACCACTGAGTTTTTTGTTGCTATTTTTGTCTATCCAAATAGCATTTAGTTCTAGAGTTGTTAAAGCTCAAAACCAAGTTATACCAGCGACTACCACAAAATCAATTTGCCCCAGCCAATTAGGTACAGCTATAGATGCTGTAATTAATCGTCCTATATTTAGGCGATCGCGCTGGGGTATTTTGGTGCAACCCCTGACAAATACGCAAACTCTCTACAATCGAGATGCTCAAAAATACTTTACTCCAGCTTCTAATGCCAAGTTATTAACAACAGCTGCGGCCTTACAGCAATTGGGGGCAAATTTTCGTTTTCGCACTTCTATTTATCAAAATAGCAACGGGGTTTTGCGCGTTGTCGGTAGAGGAGACCCCAGCTTAAATGATACTCAGTTGCAAGCATTAGCAAAGCAGTTGAGACAAAAAGGTATCACTCAAATTAAGCAGTTGATTGCCGATGATAGTTATATTCAAGGAGATATTGTTAACCCTACTTGGCAATGGGAAGATGTGCAGTCAGATTATGGCGCACCAGTCAGTAGTTTTATTTTGAATCAAAATATTTTCAGTTTAAAACTTGTGCCGCAAATTGTGGGTAAACTTTCTCAAGTAGTATGGACTGATACTAATGAGGCCAAACAATGGCAGACAATTAATCAAACGGTAACAGTTGCACAAAATCAGCCAACTAACATTAATTATAGTCGCGATTTATCGGGAACAGTATTGCGAATCCAAGGACAATTAGCAGCAAATTCTGAACCATATTTATTAACTTTGCCTGTAGTTGATCCTAATTATTACTTTTTAAGACGTTTCCGTACTGTTTTGACAACAGAAAAAATTAATTTGGGACAAACTTTAGTAGCTTCTGGTGGTACTAATCTACAAGAAATAGCAGCAGTAGAATCACTACCTTTATCTGAATTATTAATAGAGACAAATGTAAATAGTAATAATTTATATGCTGAAGCACTACTGAGAGCATTAGCTGTGAAAAAACCTATAGTGCAAAATCAGAAAAGCGTTGATGCAGGTTTAGAAATCGTCAAAGCAAGTTTAACTCAATTGGGAGTTGATTCAGCAAGTTACGTTTTAGTGGATGGTTCTGGGTTATCACGTCGCGATTTAGTCACTCCAGAAGCATTTGTGCAGACTTTGCGGGGAATAGCAAGAACACCAGCAGCATCTTTATATCGCGCATCTTTACCTGTGGCGGGGAAAAGCGGAACTCTCAAAAATCGCTTTCGCAACACACCTGCTGAGGGGATTGTGCAAGCCAAAACAGGCACAATGACAGGTGTGGTTTCTCTATCTGGATATGTAAATGCGCCTAATTATGAGCCGTTGGTTTTCAGTATTCTTGTAAATCAAACTGAACAACCAGCAACAGTTGTGCGGCAAGGAATGGATGAAGTTGTTGTATTATTAACGCAGTTAAAGCGTTGTTAA
- a CDS encoding NADPH-dependent FMN reductase gives MVRIVGIGGSLRPNSYTQIALQVAAQRIEALGAEVEILDLRQLQLPFCTGAKEYPEYPDVQRLQDTVTRADGLILATPEYHGSVSGVIKNALDLMSFNELSGKVTGLISVLGGQSNSNALNDLRLIMRWVHGWVIPEQIAIGQAWGAFNPEGKLTDEKLSQRFDEFAQSLVDNTRKLRGVN, from the coding sequence ATGGTGAGAATTGTTGGCATTGGTGGTAGTTTAAGACCTAACTCCTATACCCAGATTGCTTTGCAGGTTGCAGCCCAAAGGATAGAAGCCCTCGGTGCAGAAGTAGAAATTCTTGATTTACGGCAATTGCAACTACCGTTTTGCACTGGCGCAAAAGAGTATCCAGAGTATCCAGATGTTCAGCGATTGCAAGATACTGTTACTCGCGCCGATGGATTAATTTTAGCGACACCTGAGTATCATGGGAGCGTTAGCGGTGTCATTAAAAACGCCCTTGATTTGATGAGCTTTAATGAACTGTCTGGTAAAGTGACGGGATTGATTAGTGTTTTAGGGGGCCAATCTAATAGTAATGCGCTCAACGACTTACGGCTGATTATGCGTTGGGTACATGGTTGGGTAATTCCTGAACAAATTGCCATTGGACAAGCTTGGGGTGCTTTCAATCCTGAAGGGAAGCTAACAGATGAGAAACTCTCCCAAAGGTTCGATGAGTTTGCTCAAAGTTTAGTTGATAACACTCGCAAGCTGCGAGGAGTTAATTAA
- a CDS encoding MFS transporter, whose product MFPTEPAAANNGFGKLLKNRGFMLLWIGQLVSQLADKVFFVLMIALLENYPPPPGLAQNSMYSTLMVAFTIPAILFGSAGGIFVDRLPKKLIMVGSDIVRGLLILCLPLLPREFVILLILTFAVSTVTQFFAPAEQAAIPLLVRRECLMAANALFSSTMMGALIVGFAVGEPILSLAKSLMGEEYGQEIVVGALYLLSGVIMQPINFKERRIRDEGRAANNPWTEFKDSMRYLKKNRLVLNAMLQLTTLYSVFAALTVLAIQLAEEFGLKEKQFGFFLAAAGVGMVLGAAIIGHWGDKLHHKPLPLIGFLLMAVVLGVFTFTHNLLLALGLCAFLGIGAALIGVPMQTLIQQQTPPTMHGKVFGFQNHAVNIALSVPLAITGPLTDVLGLRTVLIAMSIVVVVIGVWAWQNTRRVLQDVI is encoded by the coding sequence ATGTTTCCAACTGAACCTGCTGCCGCTAATAACGGGTTTGGCAAGCTACTGAAAAACCGTGGTTTTATGCTCCTGTGGATTGGGCAACTGGTGTCCCAATTAGCAGATAAAGTCTTCTTTGTTTTGATGATTGCTCTGCTGGAGAACTACCCACCTCCTCCAGGGTTGGCACAAAACTCAATGTACTCAACTTTGATGGTGGCATTTACAATACCAGCGATTTTATTCGGTTCTGCGGGTGGTATCTTTGTTGACCGCTTGCCAAAAAAGCTGATTATGGTTGGCTCAGATATTGTCCGTGGGCTATTGATTCTGTGTCTTCCTCTCTTACCACGAGAGTTCGTGATTCTGTTGATTCTAACTTTTGCTGTTTCTACAGTGACGCAATTTTTTGCTCCAGCTGAGCAAGCAGCCATTCCTCTGTTGGTGAGGCGAGAGTGTCTAATGGCAGCCAATGCTTTATTTAGCAGCACAATGATGGGAGCTTTAATTGTTGGCTTTGCTGTGGGAGAGCCAATATTGAGTTTGGCAAAAAGTTTGATGGGAGAGGAATATGGTCAGGAGATTGTAGTTGGAGCATTATATCTGCTTTCGGGTGTAATTATGCAGCCGATTAATTTTAAAGAACGCAGAATCAGAGACGAGGGACGAGCAGCAAATAATCCTTGGACTGAATTCAAAGATAGTATGCGCTATCTCAAGAAAAATCGTTTGGTCTTGAATGCCATGCTGCAACTGACAACTTTGTATTCAGTGTTTGCCGCGTTAACAGTGCTGGCGATTCAATTAGCGGAGGAGTTTGGTTTAAAAGAAAAACAGTTTGGCTTTTTCTTAGCAGCAGCAGGGGTGGGGATGGTGCTTGGTGCGGCAATTATAGGTCACTGGGGTGATAAATTGCATCACAAGCCCTTACCTTTAATTGGATTTCTGCTGATGGCAGTAGTTTTAGGGGTGTTCACTTTTACCCACAACTTGTTACTGGCTCTAGGTCTCTGTGCATTTTTAGGTATAGGTGCTGCCCTCATTGGCGTACCGATGCAAACTTTGATTCAACAGCAAACACCACCAACAATGCATGGTAAAGTGTTTGGCTTTCAAAATCATGCCGTTAACATTGCCCTGTCAGTACCTTTGGCAATTACTGGCCCATTAACGGATGTTCTGGGTTTGCGGACTGTACTTATAGCAATGAGTATTGTCGTTGTTGTTATAGGTGTTTGGGCTTGGCAAAATACTCGTCGAGTCTTGCAAGACGTAATTTAA